One segment of Micromonospora parathelypteridis DNA contains the following:
- a CDS encoding metal ABC transporter ATP-binding protein translates to MTSPVITVEHGVVGYDGRPVLRDVSLTVTAGEVVAVLGANGSGKSTLIRAVLGLVPISAGSVTLFDRPLRRFRQWARIGYVPQRLGAGGGVPATVREVVASGRLARRGILRPPGRADRAAVDAALVAVGLADRAGDPVSTLSGGQQQRTLIARALAGQPELLVLDEPTAGVDAASQEAFANALRDFVADGGTVLLVAHELGPLRPVISRAVVVHEGGICHDGAVPDPAGHHAEPDHDHVHPHGPDEPAGLWSN, encoded by the coding sequence GTGACCTCACCTGTCATCACCGTCGAACACGGGGTGGTCGGCTACGACGGCCGCCCCGTGCTCCGGGACGTCTCGCTCACCGTGACCGCCGGCGAGGTGGTCGCGGTGCTCGGTGCCAACGGCTCCGGCAAGTCCACCCTGATCCGCGCCGTGCTCGGGCTGGTGCCCATCAGCGCCGGCTCGGTCACCCTCTTCGACCGGCCGTTGCGCCGCTTCCGGCAGTGGGCGCGCATCGGGTACGTCCCGCAGCGCCTGGGCGCCGGCGGCGGCGTACCGGCCACCGTCCGTGAGGTGGTGGCCTCCGGCCGGCTGGCCCGCCGGGGGATCCTCCGCCCGCCGGGTCGAGCCGACCGGGCCGCCGTCGACGCCGCGCTGGTGGCGGTCGGGCTCGCCGACCGGGCCGGCGACCCGGTGTCCACGCTCTCCGGCGGCCAGCAGCAGCGCACCCTGATCGCCCGCGCACTGGCCGGCCAGCCGGAGCTGCTGGTCCTCGACGAGCCCACCGCCGGGGTGGACGCGGCCAGCCAGGAGGCGTTCGCCAACGCGCTGCGCGACTTCGTCGCCGACGGCGGAACGGTGCTGCTGGTCGCCCACGAGTTGGGCCCGCTGCGACCGGTGATCAGCCGGGCGGTCGTCGTACACGAGGGTGGTATCTGTCACGACGGTGCGGTGCCGGACCCGGCCGGCCATCACGCGGAGCCCGACCACGACCACGTGCACCCGCACGGTCCCGACGAGCCCGCCGGGCTGTGGAGCAACTGA
- a CDS encoding glycine--tRNA ligase, giving the protein MPVDRIDAVVSLAKRRGFVFPSSEIYGGTRSAWDYGPLGVELKENVRRQWWKTMVQQRDDVVGLDSAVILARKVWEASGHIAEFVDPLTECQFCHKRFRADHLEEAYEAKHGKPLASLTELNCPNCGNKGTFTEPKMFNGLMKTYLGPVESEEGMHYLRPETAQGIFVNYKNVETVARKKPPFGIAQTGKSFRNEITPGNFIFRTREFEQMEMEFFVEPGTDEQWHEYWLQERWNWYLDLGLSADNLRLYEHPAEKLSHYSKRTVDIEYRFQFGGTEFAELEGVANRTDFDLSTHSKHSGVDLSYFDQTKSERWMPYVIEPAAGLTRAVLAFLLEAYDEDEAPNTKGGVDKRTVMRFDPRLAPVKVAVLPLSRNEALSPKAKDLATLLRKRWVVEFDDSQAIGRRYRRQDEIGTPFCVTVDFDTLDDNAVTVRNRDTMAQERVSLDQVERYLIERLPGC; this is encoded by the coding sequence ATGCCAGTCGACCGTATCGACGCCGTCGTCAGCCTCGCCAAGCGCCGAGGCTTCGTCTTCCCCTCCAGCGAAATCTACGGAGGCACCCGATCGGCGTGGGACTACGGCCCGCTCGGCGTGGAGCTCAAGGAGAACGTCCGCCGGCAGTGGTGGAAGACCATGGTCCAGCAGCGCGACGACGTCGTCGGGCTCGACTCGGCGGTGATCCTGGCCCGCAAGGTGTGGGAGGCGTCCGGTCACATCGCCGAGTTCGTCGACCCGCTGACCGAGTGCCAGTTCTGCCACAAGCGCTTCCGGGCGGACCACCTCGAAGAGGCGTACGAGGCCAAGCACGGCAAGCCGCTGGCCTCGCTCACTGAGCTCAACTGCCCCAACTGCGGCAACAAGGGCACCTTCACTGAGCCGAAGATGTTCAACGGCCTGATGAAGACCTACCTGGGCCCGGTGGAGAGCGAAGAGGGCATGCACTACCTGCGCCCGGAGACCGCGCAGGGCATCTTCGTCAACTACAAGAACGTCGAGACGGTCGCCCGCAAGAAGCCGCCGTTCGGCATCGCGCAGACCGGTAAGTCGTTCCGCAACGAGATCACCCCGGGCAACTTCATCTTCCGGACCCGCGAGTTCGAGCAGATGGAGATGGAGTTCTTCGTCGAGCCGGGCACCGACGAGCAGTGGCACGAGTACTGGCTCCAGGAGCGCTGGAACTGGTACCTCGACCTCGGCCTGTCCGCGGATAACCTGCGCCTCTACGAGCACCCGGCGGAGAAGCTCTCGCACTACTCCAAGCGGACGGTCGACATCGAATACCGCTTCCAGTTCGGCGGCACCGAGTTCGCCGAGCTGGAGGGTGTCGCCAACCGCACCGACTTCGACCTCTCCACGCACAGCAAGCACTCCGGCGTCGACCTGTCCTACTTCGACCAGACCAAGAGTGAGCGCTGGATGCCGTACGTCATCGAGCCGGCGGCGGGTCTGACCCGCGCGGTGCTCGCCTTCCTGCTGGAAGCGTACGACGAGGACGAGGCACCCAACACCAAGGGTGGCGTGGACAAGCGCACCGTCATGCGCTTCGACCCGCGGCTCGCACCGGTCAAGGTGGCCGTGCTGCCGCTGTCGCGCAACGAGGCGCTGTCGCCGAAGGCCAAGGACCTCGCGACGCTGCTGCGCAAGCGCTGGGTGGTGGAGTTCGACGATTCGCAGGCGATCGGCCGCCGCTACCGCCGGCAGGACGAGATCGGCACCCCGTTCTGCGTGACTGTCGACTTCGACACGCTGGACGACAACGCTGTGACGGTGCGCAACCGGGACACCATGGCCCAGGAGCGGGTCTCCCTGGACCAGGTCGAGCGCTACCTGATCGAGCGCCTCCCCGGCTGCTGA
- a CDS encoding acyl-CoA dehydrogenase family protein: protein MTTTQDGRQAPDGPDSDATPDTAGAAAPLPAEAGHVSEKEARRVAEAARESTWDRPSFGKELFLGRFRLDLIDPWPQSDPDDVARAEEFLGRFRAFLDSEVDGAAIERDASIPDSVFHGLADLGAFGMKIDRKYGGLGLSNLHYCRALMLAGSVSPAIGALLSAHQSIGVPQPLKMFGTAEQKQSFLPRLAAGEVSAFLLTEPDVGSDPARLATIAEPTEDGTGYRLNGVKLWATNGIVATLLVVMARVPATEGRRGGITAFVVDGDSAGITVERRNEFVGLRGLENSLTRFHDVFVPTENVIGGEGKGLKIALTTLNTGRLSLPAMCVGAGKWSLNVARGWAADRVQWGRPVGEHEAVAQKLSFIAATTYAMETMLDLCCLLADDDRNDIRIEAALVKLYASEMAWTIADELIQIRGGRGYETADSLAARGERPANVEQVLRDLRINRIFEGSTEIMHLLIAREAVDAHLSVAGDIIDPDAGLGRKARAGARAGAFYAKWLPTLAVGRGQSPSAYAEFGPLAAHLRQVERSSRKLARSTFYAMSRWQGKMERKQAFLGRVVDIGAELFAMSAVCVRASAERDSRPENVELADLFCRQARVRVDALFTALWDNTDSVDTAAAKRILAGRYAGLEEGVITPSDELPWVAGWSPGPSTAEDVRRRIPPKP from the coding sequence GTGACCACGACGCAGGACGGCCGACAAGCACCGGACGGCCCCGATTCCGACGCCACCCCCGACACCGCCGGCGCTGCGGCGCCGTTGCCCGCGGAGGCCGGGCACGTCTCGGAAAAGGAGGCGCGGCGGGTCGCCGAGGCCGCCCGCGAGTCCACCTGGGACCGGCCCAGCTTCGGCAAGGAGCTGTTCCTCGGCCGGTTCCGGCTCGACCTGATCGACCCGTGGCCGCAGTCCGACCCGGACGATGTGGCCCGCGCCGAGGAGTTCCTTGGTCGGTTCCGCGCCTTCCTCGACTCCGAGGTGGACGGCGCCGCCATCGAACGCGATGCGTCCATCCCCGACTCGGTCTTCCACGGCCTCGCCGACCTCGGTGCGTTCGGCATGAAGATCGACCGGAAGTACGGCGGGCTCGGGCTGAGCAACCTGCACTACTGCCGGGCGCTGATGCTGGCCGGTTCGGTCAGCCCGGCCATCGGCGCGCTGCTCTCTGCGCACCAGTCGATCGGGGTGCCGCAGCCGCTGAAGATGTTCGGCACCGCCGAGCAGAAGCAGAGCTTCCTGCCCCGACTCGCCGCCGGCGAGGTGTCCGCGTTCCTGCTCACCGAGCCGGACGTCGGCTCCGACCCGGCCCGGCTGGCCACCATCGCCGAGCCGACCGAGGACGGCACCGGTTACCGGCTCAACGGGGTGAAGCTCTGGGCCACCAACGGCATCGTGGCCACCCTGCTGGTGGTGATGGCCCGGGTGCCGGCCACCGAGGGGCGACGGGGTGGGATCACCGCGTTCGTGGTGGACGGCGACAGCGCGGGCATCACCGTCGAGCGGCGCAACGAGTTCGTCGGCCTGCGCGGCCTGGAAAACAGCCTCACCCGGTTCCACGACGTGTTCGTGCCCACCGAGAACGTCATCGGCGGCGAGGGCAAAGGGCTGAAGATCGCCCTGACCACGCTGAACACCGGCCGGCTCTCCCTCCCGGCGATGTGCGTGGGCGCCGGCAAGTGGTCGTTGAACGTGGCCCGGGGGTGGGCCGCCGACCGGGTCCAGTGGGGCCGGCCGGTGGGCGAGCACGAGGCGGTCGCGCAGAAGCTCTCCTTCATCGCCGCCACCACGTACGCCATGGAGACCATGCTCGACCTCTGCTGCCTGCTCGCCGACGACGACCGCAACGACATCCGGATCGAGGCGGCCCTGGTCAAGCTGTACGCCAGCGAGATGGCCTGGACGATCGCCGACGAGCTGATCCAGATCCGGGGCGGGCGCGGCTACGAGACGGCCGACTCGTTGGCCGCCCGCGGCGAACGCCCGGCCAACGTCGAGCAGGTGCTGCGCGACCTGCGGATCAACCGGATCTTCGAAGGCTCCACCGAGATCATGCATCTGCTGATCGCCCGGGAGGCGGTCGACGCCCACCTGTCGGTGGCTGGCGACATCATCGACCCCGACGCCGGGCTGGGCCGCAAGGCACGGGCCGGCGCCCGAGCGGGCGCCTTCTACGCGAAGTGGCTGCCCACTCTTGCCGTGGGTCGGGGGCAGAGCCCTTCGGCGTACGCCGAGTTCGGGCCCCTCGCCGCGCACCTGCGACAGGTGGAGCGGTCGTCGCGCAAGCTGGCCCGGTCGACGTTCTACGCGATGTCCCGCTGGCAGGGAAAGATGGAACGTAAGCAGGCGTTCCTCGGCCGTGTGGTGGACATCGGCGCCGAGTTGTTCGCGATGTCCGCGGTCTGCGTCCGTGCTTCCGCCGAACGGGACAGCCGACCGGAGAACGTCGAACTGGCCGACCTGTTCTGCCGGCAGGCGCGGGTGCGGGTGGATGCCCTGTTCACCGCCCTCTGGGACAACACCGACTCGGTCGACACCGCCGCCGCGAAGCGGATCCTCGCCGGCCGTTACGCGGGCCTGGAGGAGGGCGTGATCACTCCGTCCGACGAGTTGCCCTGGGTGGCCGGCTGGTCGCCCGGCCCGTCCACCGCCGAGGACGTCCGCCGCCGCATCCCGCCCAAGCCCTGA
- a CDS encoding aminoglycoside N(3)-acetyltransferase → MTTDASGPGTRRSIAAQLRVLGVRPGATLLVHAALRPLGFVCGGPHAVVLALRDALGPDGTIVVPTHTPDNSDPAGWSRPPVPADWWPLIRAEMPGFDPAVTPSRFMGVLAETVRGWPGAMRSSHPHVSFAALGPAAEQVVAGHTLGDMLGEGSPLARLYDLDADVLLLGVDHSKSTSLHLAEYRSPGAPREQVGAAARTGDGGREWVWWQDVRLDSDDFDALGRDLEATGAVRTGPVGDGTGRLMRQRAAVDFAVRWLARNRTTEDA, encoded by the coding sequence TGCGCGTGCTGGGCGTACGCCCCGGCGCGACGCTGCTGGTGCACGCCGCGCTGCGTCCGCTGGGATTCGTCTGCGGCGGGCCGCACGCGGTGGTGCTCGCCCTGCGCGACGCGCTCGGTCCCGACGGCACGATCGTGGTGCCCACCCACACGCCGGACAACAGCGACCCCGCGGGATGGAGCAGACCGCCGGTGCCGGCGGACTGGTGGCCGCTGATCCGCGCCGAGATGCCGGGCTTCGACCCGGCGGTCACGCCGAGCCGGTTCATGGGTGTGCTCGCCGAGACGGTTCGCGGCTGGCCCGGCGCGATGCGCAGTTCGCATCCGCACGTGTCGTTCGCCGCGCTCGGGCCGGCCGCCGAGCAGGTGGTGGCCGGGCACACCCTCGGCGACATGCTCGGCGAGGGCTCGCCGCTGGCCCGGCTCTACGACCTGGACGCCGACGTGTTGCTGCTGGGCGTGGACCACTCCAAGAGCACCTCGCTGCACCTGGCCGAGTACCGCAGCCCGGGCGCACCCCGCGAGCAGGTGGGCGCCGCCGCGCGTACCGGCGACGGTGGTCGCGAATGGGTGTGGTGGCAGGACGTACGGCTCGACTCGGACGACTTCGACGCGTTGGGCAGGGACCTGGAGGCCACCGGGGCGGTTCGCACCGGACCGGTCGGCGACGGGACCGGCAGGTTGATGCGCCAGCGGGCGGCGGTCGACTTCGCGGTGCGCTGGCTGGCCCGCAATCGGACGACGGAGGACGCATGA
- a CDS encoding sugar isomerase domain-containing protein has protein sequence MTLSAEDYLAVVTETIGQVAASQREAVGRAADLIAEAVRADGVVHAFGTGHSEALAMEIAGRAGGLVPTNRIALRDLVLIGGEPAEQLGPMLERDPEVAHRLYELAPVRPTDVFVLASNSGVNGAMVEFAMLVKERGHALVAITSAQHSGRMTSRHPSGRKLGDLADVVLDNGAPYGDATLPLPGGGAVGAVSSITAALLAQQITVEVVARLLAAGERPPVYLSANIPDGDAHNTALEARYAGRIRRGS, from the coding sequence ATGACGCTGAGTGCCGAGGACTATCTGGCCGTGGTGACCGAGACGATCGGCCAGGTGGCCGCCAGTCAGCGGGAGGCGGTGGGGCGGGCCGCCGACCTGATCGCCGAGGCTGTACGCGCCGACGGCGTGGTGCACGCGTTCGGCACCGGGCATTCGGAGGCCCTCGCGATGGAGATCGCCGGACGGGCGGGCGGTCTGGTGCCGACCAACCGGATCGCGCTGCGCGACCTGGTGCTGATTGGTGGCGAACCGGCCGAGCAGCTCGGTCCGATGTTGGAACGGGATCCGGAGGTCGCGCACCGCCTCTACGAGCTGGCCCCGGTGCGGCCCACCGACGTCTTCGTGCTGGCCTCGAACTCCGGGGTCAACGGCGCGATGGTGGAGTTCGCCATGCTGGTGAAGGAACGCGGCCACGCTCTGGTGGCGATCACCTCCGCGCAGCACTCCGGCCGGATGACCTCCCGCCACCCGTCCGGGCGCAAGTTGGGCGACCTCGCCGACGTGGTGCTCGACAACGGTGCGCCGTACGGGGACGCGACGCTGCCGCTTCCCGGCGGTGGCGCGGTCGGCGCGGTCTCTTCGATCACCGCCGCGCTGCTGGCGCAGCAGATCACCGTGGAGGTGGTGGCGCGGTTGCTGGCGGCGGGGGAGCGGCCGCCGGTCTACCTGTCGGCGAACATCCCGGACGGTGACGCCCACAACACGGCTCTGGAGGCCCGGTACGCGGGCCGGATCCGACGCGGGTCCTGA
- a CDS encoding antibiotic biosynthesis monooxygenase — MLVTNRFVVDVDVADDFTERAHAALTALAARPGYLRGQLVRALDDPRYWSLVTEWESVGTYRRALGAFEVKVSAVPLLAESVDEPSAYEALATAAPGGAVVVAESDRAAGPYR, encoded by the coding sequence TTGCTGGTGACCAACCGGTTCGTGGTCGACGTCGATGTTGCCGACGACTTCACCGAACGGGCGCACGCCGCCCTCACCGCACTGGCCGCCCGCCCCGGCTACCTGCGCGGTCAACTGGTCCGGGCGCTCGACGATCCCCGGTACTGGTCGCTGGTCACCGAATGGGAGTCGGTCGGCACGTACCGGCGCGCGCTGGGCGCCTTCGAGGTCAAGGTCAGCGCCGTGCCGCTGCTCGCCGAGTCGGTCGACGAGCCCTCCGCGTACGAGGCACTGGCCACCGCGGCCCCCGGCGGAGCCGTGGTCGTCGCCGAGAGTGATCGGGCTGCGGGTCCTTACCGCTGA
- a CDS encoding metal ABC transporter substrate-binding protein, giving the protein MSNRTTFRVLAAATTLLALGAAAGCSTGGAAGADPQRVDVVAAFYPLQFIAERVGGDAVRVTNLAKPGAEPHDLELNPSQVGQVSEAELIVYLKGFQPAVDDAVAQNGGDRAFDVTSVQPLLDASAGGHNHEGEEENAEDSGAKDPHVWLDPTRLAGIGDQLAQRLGKADPDHAADYTAGAAALRADLTALDGEFRHGLATCQRREIVTSHAAFGYLADRYQLDQVGITGLSPDVEPSPQRLAHAIEEAKEHQATTIFFETLVSPKVAETIAGQVGAKTAVLDPIEGLAAGSNGDYLSVMRTNLQTLQTALSCS; this is encoded by the coding sequence ATGAGCAACCGCACCACGTTCCGTGTCCTGGCCGCCGCGACCACCCTCCTCGCCCTGGGTGCCGCGGCCGGCTGCTCCACCGGTGGTGCCGCCGGCGCCGACCCCCAACGGGTCGACGTGGTGGCCGCGTTCTATCCCCTCCAGTTCATCGCGGAGCGCGTCGGCGGCGACGCGGTCCGGGTGACCAACCTGGCCAAGCCCGGTGCCGAGCCGCACGACCTGGAGCTCAACCCGAGCCAGGTCGGTCAGGTCAGCGAGGCCGAGCTGATCGTCTACCTCAAGGGATTCCAGCCTGCGGTCGACGACGCCGTCGCACAGAACGGCGGCGACCGGGCGTTCGACGTGACCAGCGTGCAGCCGCTGCTGGACGCGAGCGCCGGCGGGCACAACCACGAGGGCGAGGAGGAGAACGCCGAGGACAGCGGTGCCAAGGACCCGCACGTCTGGCTCGACCCGACCCGCCTCGCCGGCATCGGTGACCAGCTCGCCCAGCGGCTCGGCAAGGCCGACCCGGACCACGCCGCCGACTACACCGCCGGCGCCGCGGCACTACGCGCCGACCTCACGGCCCTGGACGGCGAGTTCCGGCACGGCCTGGCGACCTGCCAGCGGCGGGAGATCGTGACCAGCCACGCCGCGTTCGGCTACCTCGCCGACCGCTACCAGCTCGACCAGGTCGGCATCACCGGGCTGAGCCCGGACGTCGAGCCTTCGCCGCAGCGGCTCGCTCACGCGATCGAGGAGGCGAAGGAGCACCAGGCCACCACGATCTTCTTCGAGACCCTGGTCAGCCCGAAGGTCGCCGAGACCATCGCCGGTCAGGTCGGCGCGAAGACCGCCGTGCTCGACCCGATCGAGGGGCTCGCCGCTGGCAGCAACGGGGACTACCTTTCGGTGATGCGTACGAACCTGCAGACCCTGCAGACGGCCTTGAGCTGCTCGTGA
- a CDS encoding DUF6328 family protein: MSKETEKQRWQRNFADLLQELRVAQTGVQILFAFLLTLPFSNGFTQTSEFQRDVYIVALLAAAAATAMIISPVAFHRALFRQGRKPELVRFAHRMASGGLAFMLIAMVSAVLLITDFVLDRPIAFVLSALTGLWFLMFWVALPFARRNWGEDDIDDEDDDPDEIAGR, encoded by the coding sequence GTGTCCAAGGAGACCGAGAAGCAGCGTTGGCAGCGCAATTTCGCTGACCTGTTGCAGGAGTTACGGGTCGCACAGACCGGCGTGCAGATTCTCTTCGCCTTCCTGCTCACCCTGCCGTTCAGCAACGGATTCACCCAGACCAGCGAGTTCCAGCGGGACGTCTACATCGTCGCGCTGCTCGCCGCGGCGGCCGCCACCGCAATGATCATCTCGCCGGTGGCGTTCCACCGGGCGCTGTTCCGGCAGGGGCGCAAGCCGGAGCTGGTGCGGTTCGCCCACCGGATGGCCAGCGGTGGCCTCGCCTTCATGCTGATCGCGATGGTCAGCGCGGTGCTGCTGATCACCGACTTCGTGCTGGACCGGCCGATCGCCTTCGTGCTCAGCGCGCTGACCGGGCTCTGGTTCCTCATGTTCTGGGTTGCCCTGCCGTTCGCCCGGCGCAACTGGGGTGAGGACGACATCGACGACGAGGACGACGACCCGGACGAGATCGCCGGCCGCTGA
- a CDS encoding Fur family transcriptional regulator, producing MSESSAAVRNTRQRSAVSALLGEMEGFHSAQDLHAMLRQRGERVGLTTVYRTLQGLADAGEIDVMRPPGGEHLYRRCSEGHHHHLVCRACGRTVEVAGPAVESWADRVAAQHGYTDISHTMEIFGTCPACSH from the coding sequence ATGAGCGAGAGCAGCGCCGCGGTGCGCAACACCCGGCAGCGCTCGGCGGTGAGCGCGCTGCTGGGCGAGATGGAGGGCTTCCACAGCGCCCAGGACCTGCACGCGATGCTGCGGCAGCGCGGCGAACGGGTCGGTCTGACCACCGTCTACCGCACTCTGCAGGGGCTGGCCGACGCGGGCGAGATCGACGTGATGCGTCCGCCGGGTGGCGAGCACCTCTACCGCCGCTGCAGCGAGGGGCACCACCACCACCTGGTCTGCCGGGCCTGCGGGCGTACGGTCGAGGTGGCCGGGCCGGCCGTGGAGAGCTGGGCCGACCGGGTCGCCGCGCAGCACGGCTACACCGACATCAGCCACACCATGGAGATCTTCGGGACCTGCCCGGCCTGCTCGCATTGA
- a CDS encoding ArsR/SmtB family transcription factor: MTSATGYDGFDGASELLRALSAPIRLAIVSELAGGERCVHELVEKLGAAQPLVSQHLRVLRGAGVVRGSRRGREIAYSLVDEHVAHIVADAVSHAGEGS, encoded by the coding sequence ATGACCAGCGCGACGGGCTACGACGGGTTCGACGGGGCGAGCGAGTTGCTCCGCGCGCTGTCCGCGCCCATTCGGCTGGCCATCGTCAGCGAGTTGGCCGGCGGTGAGCGGTGCGTGCACGAGTTGGTGGAGAAGCTCGGCGCCGCGCAACCGCTCGTCTCCCAGCACCTGCGGGTGCTGCGCGGCGCGGGCGTGGTGCGGGGTTCGCGGCGCGGTCGGGAGATCGCCTACAGCCTGGTCGACGAGCACGTCGCGCACATCGTGGCCGACGCGGTCAGCCATGCGGGGGAGGGATCATGA
- a CDS encoding GNAT family N-acetyltransferase codes for MSDLQFRPVQPVGGEAALLDWQHVHNLIIPTATLSADEIVVRAQRNILEVAYVEGVAVGCSTVRPPESDTAAATVIARVLPGDRRHGYGEQIYQRGLARARDLGAQVIDTVVLASNDDGLRFARQHGFVEIERYVLPGDTVPFVDLRLT; via the coding sequence GTGTCAGACCTTCAGTTCAGGCCGGTCCAGCCCGTGGGTGGCGAAGCAGCCCTGCTCGACTGGCAACACGTCCACAATCTGATCATCCCCACGGCCACGCTGTCGGCCGACGAGATCGTCGTCCGCGCCCAGCGGAACATCCTCGAGGTCGCGTACGTCGAGGGGGTGGCGGTGGGTTGCTCGACGGTACGACCCCCGGAATCCGATACGGCGGCCGCGACCGTGATCGCACGGGTTCTGCCGGGAGATCGCCGGCACGGCTACGGGGAGCAGATCTACCAGCGAGGGCTGGCGAGGGCACGAGACCTCGGCGCGCAGGTCATCGACACCGTCGTCCTGGCCTCCAACGACGACGGCCTGCGGTTCGCCCGACAGCACGGCTTCGTCGAGATCGAGCGGTACGTCCTGCCCGGTGACACCGTGCCGTTCGTGGACCTCCGGCTCACCTGA
- a CDS encoding metal ABC transporter permease encodes MGLFQYSYMQHALIGALVIGLAAPALGIYLVQRRLALIGDGVGHVALTGVGAGLLLNRSPVLVAVLVATAGAIAIEVVRARGRTSGDLALALLFYGGIAGGVLLVGLSDATSANLNAYLFGSLITTSLTDVITIAVLGAAILITMIALRPALFAVSHDEEYARVSGLPVRTLNLLIAVATAITVTIAMRAVGVLLISALMVVPVATAQQVTRGFRSTMTAAMVLGFFAAGSGVWVAATADTAPGASVVLVAIASFLVVAVAGGVWRALRRRATPTAAPTPEPHEVVLDRS; translated from the coding sequence ATGGGACTCTTCCAGTACTCCTACATGCAGCATGCCCTGATCGGCGCGCTGGTGATCGGCCTGGCCGCGCCGGCCCTCGGCATCTACCTGGTGCAGCGCCGGCTGGCGTTGATCGGCGACGGCGTGGGGCACGTGGCGCTGACCGGCGTCGGCGCGGGTCTGCTGCTCAACCGCTCGCCGGTGCTGGTGGCGGTGCTCGTCGCCACCGCGGGCGCGATCGCCATCGAGGTGGTCCGTGCCCGCGGGCGTACGTCCGGCGACCTGGCCCTGGCCCTGCTCTTCTACGGGGGAATCGCGGGCGGCGTGTTGCTGGTCGGCCTCTCCGACGCGACCAGCGCCAACCTCAACGCCTATCTGTTCGGGTCGCTGATCACCACCTCCCTCACCGACGTGATCACCATCGCGGTGCTCGGCGCGGCGATCCTGATCACGATGATCGCGTTGCGCCCGGCGCTCTTCGCGGTCAGCCACGACGAGGAGTACGCCCGGGTCTCCGGCCTTCCGGTACGCACGCTGAACCTGCTGATCGCCGTCGCCACCGCGATCACCGTGACCATCGCGATGCGGGCCGTCGGGGTGCTGCTGATCAGCGCGCTGATGGTCGTGCCGGTCGCCACCGCACAGCAGGTCACCCGGGGCTTCCGCAGCACGATGACCGCCGCGATGGTGCTCGGGTTCTTCGCCGCCGGCTCCGGTGTCTGGGTGGCGGCCACGGCGGACACGGCGCCGGGCGCCTCGGTGGTGCTGGTGGCGATCGCCTCCTTCCTGGTGGTGGCCGTGGCCGGCGGGGTCTGGCGGGCGCTGCGCCGCCGGGCGACACCGACCGCCGCGCCAACACCGGAACCACACGAGGTCGTGCTGGACAGGTCCTGA